A stretch of the Equus caballus isolate H_3958 breed thoroughbred chromosome X, TB-T2T, whole genome shotgun sequence genome encodes the following:
- the CLIC2 gene encoding chloride intracellular channel protein 2, producing MAGPKSSIETDPEIELFVKAGSDGESIGNCPFCQRLFMILWLKGVKFNVTTVDMTRKPEELKDLAPGINPPFLVYNKELKTDFIKIEEFLEQTLAPPRYPHLSPKNKESFDVGCNLFAKFSAYIKNTQKEANKNFEKSMLREFKRLDDYLNTPLLDEIDPDSAEELTVSRRLFLDGDQLTLADCSLLPKLNIIKVAAKKYRDFDIPAEFSGVWRYLHNAYAREEFTHTCPEDKEIENTYAGVAKQKS from the exons ATGGCAGGCCCGAAGTCCAGCATTGAAACAGACCCCGAAATTGAGCTTTTTGTAAAG GCTGGAAGTGATGGAGAGAGTATTGGAAACTGTCCCTTTTGCCAACGCCTTTTTATGATCCTCTGGCTTAAAGGAGTTAAATTCAATGTGACTACTGTTGACATGACCAG AAAGCCCGAAGAGCTGAAGGACTTAGCTCCAGGTATCAATCCTCCCTTCCTGGTGTATAACAAGGAGTTGAAaacagacttcattaaaattgagGAGTTTCTAGAGCAGACACTGGCTCCTCCAAG GTATCCTCATCTGAGTCCCAAGAACAAGGAGTCCTTTGATGTTGGCTGTAACCTCTTTGCCAAGTTTTCTGCATACATTAAGAATACACAAAAGGAGGCAAATAAGA ATTTTGAAAAATCTATGCTCAGAGAATTTAAGCGTCTGGATGACTACTTAAACACCCCACTTCTGGATGAAATCGATCCAGACAGTGCTGAGGAACTCACTGTTTCCAGAAGATTGTTCTTAGATGGAGATCAGTTGACACTGGCTGACTGCAGCTTGTTACCCAAATTGAACATTATTAAA GTTGCTGCCAAGAAATACCGTGACTTTGACATTCCAGCAGAATTCTCAGGTGTCTGGCGCTATCTCCACAATGCCTATGCCCGTGAAGAATTTACCCATACATGtcctgaagacaaagaaattgaaaataccTATGCAGGTGTGGCTAAACAGAAGAGTTAG